The nucleotide window TAGGGTTATCGGGAAGGGAATCTGCAAAGACAATTTTGGCACCTTGTCGCACAAAAGCAATTGCAGTTGATACAAAAGTAAAACTTGGTATTATTACCTCATCACCTAACTGAATGTCTGCTAAAATAGCACACATTTCTAGTGCATCTGTACATGAAGTCGTAAGCAATACTTTTTGGAAACCATATTGCTCTTCAAAAAAAGACTGGCACTTTTGAGTAAACATCCCGTTTCCAGAAATCTTGCCTGATTTTACAGCTTCCTCAATATATTGGGTCTCTTTACCAGTTAGATAAGGCTTATTAAATGGGATCATATTTTCCAATAATGTTTTATAACTATCTTTTCTTTTATATTATATCCTAACTTGGTATAAAAACTACAGGCTTTTTCATTTTGAATTTGAGTTGGAATCTTTAATTCGCTTATCTTCAAATATATCAACTTATCTTCAACTGCTTTAATAAGCATTGTACCTATTCCTTTACCTTGTATTTTTGGATCAGTAGCTATCAGACCTATTGCACCATAATTCTCTGAAATTTTATAGGTTACAAAACCTAAGACAATATTATTTTGTCTATAAATCAATACATCGTCAGCTATTTTTTTAGCTAATGAATTATCAATCCAGGTTTTATATAATTCTTCAAATTCACTTTGTTTAAACTTATTGTCAAGCTTGAATCTGCTGAACTTACCACTCTCAAAAGCTAAACTATAAATTTGATCTTTACTAATATCTGTATCAAAAGCTGAAAGAACACAACCGGTAATAAGGTTGCTATTATTTTTAATTTTTTTGGAAAAAATTACTTTCGTCTCTGTATAGGTATGTTCAAAATCATCAATCGCAAAAAGCTCATCTTCATCCTGTTTAACATACAGTAAATCAAATTTGTTGATGTCTTTAATAGATTGATTTATTTTGTCAAACTTTATCTCGCCAATTTTTTTATTAAAAAAAAGAGAATCCCATTCGCAAACTTCAATTTTCATTTGATTTCATCTATAATAAATATGGGTCTATTCTTTGTTTGATCAAAAATTTTACCAACATAAATTCCCGTGATGCCTATTGTAGTTATTATTATACCAGATAAAAACCAAATAGATACAATTATTGAACTATATCCTAAAACTTCAATTTGGTTTGTTAACGCTAAATAAATATTGTACAAACCAAACATAAAAGAAGTCACCGAAATTGTTAGTCCAAACTTAACAAAAAGTTTTAGGGGTTTATTTGAAAATGATATTATTGAATTAAAAGCTAAACTAATTAATTTAAAGAAGCTATAACTTGAACTTCCCTCTTCTCTTTGAGCATGTTCTACAATAATTGAAGTAGAATTATAACCTACAAATGAAACAAATAAAGGAAAAAATTTTATTGAATCAGAAATATCTAAAATTGATCTAATTACCCGATGATGATAAATGCCAAAATTTGCTACCTCATTATCATAATTAGTATCCGTAAAAAATCCATAAATCTTTGAAAAAACTTTAGACGATATTTTTTTAAAAAAACTATCCTGTCTATTCTTTCTTTTAGCCAAAACGATATCAAAACCTTCTTTGGCTTTGTTATATAATTTTAGTACTTCTTTAGGCTGATCTTGCAAATCGCAATCCATCACTACTACCCAGTCACCTTTAGCTTGAGATAAACCAGCCATGATCGCGGGATGTTGCCCAAAATTCCTGCTTAACCTTATACTGTGGACTTCTGAAAAATCTTGAGATAATTTTTTCATAACATCCCAACTTTTATCTGGACTTCTGTCATCAACCAAAATAATTTCATAGCCAGTTCCAATATTCAACATCACTTTTTGAATTTCACCAACCAATTTTTCAAGTATCTTATCCGCCTTATATACTGGACTTACAAACGATAACATAGGTTTGAATTCTTCCATTTATTAAATAGTGTTTATAGTATAAAGTTAAGTTCCAAAAATATAAAAATAAGGATATCGTAAAATTAATTTCTCTTTTATATGCTAGTAAAAATACATTAAAAAGTTTAAGAATTATTTATTGAAAAAATCCCTTAAAATTATTGCAGTAAATAATCTTGCACCCGTATCATTCATATGCCCGCAGGATGAAAAATATTTATTCTCTACAACCACATTTTCATAATTATGAATTTCGGGATACGTTTTTTTAACCTTGTCAAAATAGTTCATGCCCACCACATTTTCACACATTGGAGTCATGACCGCAATGAAATTAATATTATTGGCTTTACAGATACTTTTAATTTCTTCGTAATATTTATTGTGAGGCAATGGTTTTAAATTTACAATATCATTTTTCATATTGCCTTTTTTATGCCTGACCAATGGATAATATCCTAAATTATCCAGTGCACTTGTTCTTTCACATTTCACTATCTTAAAAATTTCTCTAAAACCAATTTTAGTGTCATACTTTATATATCTGTAAAACGGAATATAATATAATTCATTAAAATCAGACTCCTGCTCAAAATGCTTTCTTATAACTTCAGATTTATGCAAATAAGGCAAAAACTTAGCGGAAATCCCTTCCGCTTGATGATCATTTGATAAATTCAAATCGGCTTCGAGAATAACATTTTTTATTTGATAATTTCTTTCAATCATTAATTTCAAAAGTAAGGAAGCCTCAAATAAATGTCCACCACTCATTCCGTAATTAAAAGTTTTTAACCCTTTTTCCTCAAACATTTGGGCAACAAAATGATTATTCGCTCTGGAAGATCCTAAAATAATTACATCATATTTTCTGGATTTAGAATTAAAAACATCCTCAATTTTTCCTCGATTAGTTGATTGTAAATAAACTGTAGTATATAGAAAATCCAAAACAACTGCGAGTACAATTATTGAGATGAGTATTTTTAAAGTAAATAGTAAAAACTTTTTCATTAGAACTGAAAATAGATAAATTCTTTATAGTCGGAATAGGTTCCAAAAGCGATTATCGCTGTTATTGCCAAAACCAGTTTCATGGTATTATACTTTCCAGAAATAGGTTCTTCTTTGGCTCTATTATTCCATTCAACCAGAACAAACAGACCAACCATCAATAATAATTCGTAATTATAACGCTCGTTGGCAAGGTATTGACAAGAAAATTCTCCATTGGTAACTATTCGCTTCAAATACAAAAATGCGTCAGTTATGGTGTTGGCTCTAAAAAACACCCAGGCGATACAGGTCAGCGAAAAAGTATAAAGCATACGCACAATTACCCCAACCGATTCGAAGTTCCATCTCAGCGTTTCGGCCTCAAGATTATTTCGATTTCTGCTTAGCAATAACAATGGTAAAAAATACAATGCATTAATAAATCCCCAAGTTACATAGGTCCAATTGGCTCCGTGCCAAAAACCACTTACCAGAAAAATAATGAATGTATTGCGGACTTTCATCCAGATACCGCCACGACTTCCGCCCAACGGAATGTATAAATAATCCCTGAACCAGGTAGTAAGTGAAATATGCCATCTACGCCAAAATTCGGCTATATCTCTCGAAAAATAAGGGTAATTGAAATTACGTAATAATTCGAGTCCAAACAATTTTGACATTCCCAATGCCATATCTGAATATCCTGAAAAATCTCCATAAATCTGAAAAGCAAAATAAACCGCTCCCAAAATAAGCGAGAAGGAATTCATTGATGCATAATTATCAAAAATAGCGTTGGCATAAGTAGCACAGGTGTCAGCGATGACCACTTTCTTGACCAATCCCCAAATCATTTGACAAATTCCTTCTTTGGCTTTTTCTAAATCAAATTCCCGTTTAACTTTTATTTCGGGTAATAAATGTGTTGCGCGCTCAATTGGTCCCGCAACCAAAAGCGGAAAATAACTCACAAAAAGCGAATAATCCACAAAATTATATTCGGCTTTGATTCGTCTGTAATATATATCAATCACATAGGATAATCCATGAAACGTATAGAAAGAGATTCCAACCGGCAAAACTACATCCAATAAAATCGGACTTGCTTTAAAACCGACAGTTGTCAGCATTTGAGCAAAGGATTCTGAGAAAAAATTATAGTATTTAAAAACTCCAAGAAAACCTAAATTGACCGAAACGCTCAGCCAAAACCAAAATTTTCGTCCCTTTTCATTATTACTTTTTTCAATTCTAATTCCGGTATAATAATCCAAAAAAGTTGAGAAAACTAACAGGAATAAAAAACGCCAATCCCAACAAGAATAGAAATAATAACTGGCAATAATAAGAAGCACATTTTGCGTACTTTTTGTTTTGTTGAAAACAAACCAATACAAAAAAAACACGATGGGCAAAAAAATGGCAAAAGCCAGAGAATTGAAAAACATAATTTTAGTTTAGTAATTGAGAAAGTTTTATTGATAGTATTTCAGAAAAAACTTCAGATCCTTTCTTATTTAAATGAAATGTATCATAGAAATAATAATCATTTTTTGAAATTAAATGATGTGATAAATCAATAAAATAAATATTTTTATTTTTCTTTTGAATTAAGTTTATCTCCTCTATCAAAGGAGATTTTAGGGAGTCATATTCTTTATTTAGTCGTAATTTATTTTCTGGTGCCCAAACAAATATAATTTTTGTCGAGCTGTCAAGATTTAATTTATAAAAATCTGTCATCTTCTTTAAAATCTTCTTATATCTATTTGAATCTACACCTTC belongs to Flavobacterium gilvum and includes:
- a CDS encoding GNAT family N-acetyltransferase: MKIEVCEWDSLFFNKKIGEIKFDKINQSIKDINKFDLLYVKQDEDELFAIDDFEHTYTETKVIFSKKIKNNSNLITGCVLSAFDTDISKDQIYSLAFESGKFSRFKLDNKFKQSEFEELYKTWIDNSLAKKIADDVLIYRQNNIVLGFVTYKISENYGAIGLIATDPKIQGKGIGTMLIKAVEDKLIYLKISELKIPTQIQNEKACSFYTKLGYNIKEKIVIKHYWKI
- a CDS encoding glycosyltransferase family 2 protein, with protein sequence MEEFKPMLSFVSPVYKADKILEKLVGEIQKVMLNIGTGYEIILVDDRSPDKSWDVMKKLSQDFSEVHSIRLSRNFGQHPAIMAGLSQAKGDWVVVMDCDLQDQPKEVLKLYNKAKEGFDIVLAKRKNRQDSFFKKISSKVFSKIYGFFTDTNYDNEVANFGIYHHRVIRSILDISDSIKFFPLFVSFVGYNSTSIIVEHAQREEGSSSYSFFKLISLAFNSIISFSNKPLKLFVKFGLTISVTSFMFGLYNIYLALTNQIEVLGYSSIIVSIWFLSGIIITTIGITGIYVGKIFDQTKNRPIFIIDEIK
- a CDS encoding MBOAT family O-acyltransferase translates to MFFNSLAFAIFLPIVFFLYWFVFNKTKSTQNVLLIIASYYFYSCWDWRFLFLLVFSTFLDYYTGIRIEKSNNEKGRKFWFWLSVSVNLGFLGVFKYYNFFSESFAQMLTTVGFKASPILLDVVLPVGISFYTFHGLSYVIDIYYRRIKAEYNFVDYSLFVSYFPLLVAGPIERATHLLPEIKVKREFDLEKAKEGICQMIWGLVKKVVIADTCATYANAIFDNYASMNSFSLILGAVYFAFQIYGDFSGYSDMALGMSKLFGLELLRNFNYPYFSRDIAEFWRRWHISLTTWFRDYLYIPLGGSRGGIWMKVRNTFIIFLVSGFWHGANWTYVTWGFINALYFLPLLLLSRNRNNLEAETLRWNFESVGVIVRMLYTFSLTCIAWVFFRANTITDAFLYLKRIVTNGEFSCQYLANERYNYELLLMVGLFVLVEWNNRAKEEPISGKYNTMKLVLAITAIIAFGTYSDYKEFIYFQF